One window of Trifolium pratense cultivar HEN17-A07 linkage group LG5, ARS_RC_1.1, whole genome shotgun sequence genomic DNA carries:
- the LOC123887310 gene encoding SNF1-related protein kinase regulatory subunit gamma-1: MAMTMATMQEMPRSPEAKLGLRVKDLWDHQEAQLSPDEKLNACFENIPVSAFPLPLATQDIEIKSDATLAEAVKILAHHNILSAPVVNVDAPEDASWIDRYIGIVEFAGIVVWILHQSEPPSPRTPSTPRSPSSASAIAAAANGNTFALELEALGLGSAATTSGDFFEDLTSSELYKNTKVGDISGTFRWAPFLALERSNSFLTMLLLLSKYKMKSVPVVDLGAGRIDNIITQPAVIHMLAECVGLQWFESWGTKELSHVGLPLVTPQQIVKVYEDEPVLQAFKEMRKKRVGALPVIERGGTKPVGNISLRDVQFLLTAPEIYHDYRAVTVKDFLSAVRSYLEKNKNIFTMSGEFVTCKKDCTVKDLIQLLDKEKLHRVYVVDDEGNLEGLITLRDIISRLVHEPRGYFGDFFDGVLPLPANSRV; encoded by the exons ATGGCAATGACAATGGCAACCATGCAAGAGATGCCAAGAAGCCCAGAAGCAAAACTTGGGTTAAGAGTTAAAGATCTATGGGATCATCAAGAGGCACAATTAAGTCCTGATGAGAAACTTAATGCTTGTTTTGAAAATATCCCTGTTTCTGCTTTTCCTTTACCTCTTGCAACCCAAG ATATTGAAATAAAATCAGATGCTACCTTAGCTGAAGCTGTGAAAATACTGGCACATCACAATATTCTGAGTGCACCTGTGGTGAATGTTGATGCACCTGAAGATGCTAGTTGGATTGATAGATACATCGGAATTGTTGAGTTTGCTGGAATTGTTGTATGGATTTTGCATCAG TCTGAACCTCCATCTCCTAGGACTCCATCCACTCCTAGGAGTCCATCCAGTGCAAGTGCTATTGCAGCCGCGGCAAACGGAAATACTTTCGCTCTTGAACTCGAAGCCTTAGGCCTCGGATCTGCCGCAACAACTTCAGGAGACTTTTTTGAGGATCTCACTTCTTCTGAACTTTATAAGAACACCAAG GTTGGAGATATTTCAGGGACATTCCGATGGGCTCCGTTTCTTGCTTTGGAGAGATCGAACTCATTTCTAACCATGCTCTTGTTGCTTTCTAAGTACAAGATGAAGAGTGTTCCTGTGGTAGATTTGGGTGCTGGTAGAATTGATAACATCATCACACAACCTGCCGTGATTCATATGTTGGCAGAATGCGTCGGACTTCAGTGGTTTGAAAGTTGGGGAACCAAGGAACTGTCTCATGTTGGTCTTCCCCTTGTGACACCACAACAGATCGTCAAG GTTTATGAGGATGAACCTGTCCTTCAAGCATTTAAAGAAATGAGGAAAAAGAGGGTTGGAGCGTTGCCTGTAATCGAAAGAGGTGGCACCAAACCAGTTGGTAATATAAGCTTGCGAGATGTTCAATTCTTGCTAACTGCCCCAGAAATCTATCATGATTATAG AGCTGTTACAGTGAAGGATTTCCTGAGTGCAGTTAGAAGCTACTTAGAGAAGAATAAAAACATATTCACAATGTCAGGTGAATTTGTTACATGCAAAAAAGACTGTACAGTCAAAGACTTGATTCAATTGCTCGACAAAGAGAAGCTTCACAGGGTGTATGTTGTGGACGACGAAGGGAATCTTGAAGGACTAATCACACTAAGAGATATCATCTCAAGGCTAGTACATGAACCACGCGGCTACTTTGGTGATTTCTTCGACGGTGTTCTCCCTCTACCTGCTAACAGCAGGGTTTAA
- the LOC123887309 gene encoding exocyst complex component EXO70B1, with the protein MAATTTTSLGGPTGGGDDRVLATAQQILKSLKAPKEDREDMLLIFSTFDNRLSGITDLINGDDSKSSDDADVDDEDLDRFDAAEKVILVDASIYTEPSRQSTSLFDPPNDPVEYFTAVDEIIQWMEHFTIAPPHQSAGKTGQIILDRAENAIQLAMSRLEDELRHVLICNTVPPDSVSRCSTNRRNSLSFSVHDGVIDDNSSSFGDVSDPGSHRFHERGVSLGDDLFVDLVRPESIMNLKDIIDRMVRSGYERECLQVYSSVRRDALVECLAILGVEKMSIEEVQKVEWKSLDEKMKNWVQAVKAVFGVLLSGEKRLCDSLFGDLDDLKEICFNETAKGCVMMLLNFGEAVAICKRSPEKLFRILDMYEALRDRLPDLEDMVTDEFVITEAKGVLRGLGEATKGTFSEFESCIRNETSRKPVLTGDVHPLLRYVMNYLKLLVDYGDAMDSLLQISEEALYRFENDLGGDGSQLEALSPLGRQILLLMSELEYNLDEKSKLYEDSALQQVFLMNNLHYLVRKVKDSDLRGLLGDDWVRKRRGQVRQYATAYLRASWSKALSCLKDEGIGSSSNNASRVALKERFKNFNACFEEIYRAQTAWKVPDDQLREEMRINISEKVIPAYRSFMGRFSGQLEGRHAGKYIKYIPEDLETYLLDLFEGSPAVLHHIKRKS; encoded by the coding sequence ATGGCCGCCACAACCACCACCAGCCTAGGCGGACCTACTGGCGGCGGAGACGATCGAGTTCTCGCAACAGCACAACAGATCTTAAAAAGCCTTAAAGCTCCAAAAGAAGATCGTGAAGACATGCTTTTAATCTTCTCCACCTTCGATAATCGTCTCTCCGGTATCACTGACCTAATCAACGGCGACGATTCAAAATCCTCCGATGATGCCGATGTTGATGACGAAGACCTTGACCGTTTCGACGCCGCTGAGAAAGTCATACTCGTTGACGCTTCAATCTACACCGAACCGTCGCGTCAATCGACTTCGCTTTTCGATCCTCCGAATGATCCGGTTGAGTATTTCACCGCTGTTGATGAGATTATTCAGTGGATGGAACACTTTACGATTGCGCCGCCGCATCAATCGGCGGGGAAAACCGGTCAGATCATTTTGGACCGTGCTGAGAACGCGATCCAGCTTGCTATGTCGAGACTTGAAGATGAGCTTCGTCATGTGTTGATTTGTAACACCGTTCCGCCGGATTCTGTTAGCCGGTGTAGTACTAATCGGAGGAATTCGTTATCTTTCAGTGTGCACGACGGTGTGATTGATGATAATTCTAGTAGCTTTGGTGATGTAAGTGATCCTGGTTCTCATCGGTTTCATGAACGTGGTGTTAGTCTTGGAGATGATTTGTTTGTTGATTTGGTTCGGCCGGAATCGATTATGAATCTGAAAGATATTATTGATCGTATGGTTAGGTCTGGTTATGAGAGGGAGTGTCTTCAGGTTTATAGTAGTGTTCGTCGTGACGCTTTGGTTGAGTGTTTGGCGATTCTTGGTGTTGAGAAAATGAGTATTGAAGAGGTTCAGAAGGTTGAGTGGAAGAGTTTGGATGAGAAAATGAAGAATTGGGTACAAGCTGTTAAGGCTGTTTTTGGGGTTTTGTTGAGTGGGGAAAAGAGGCTTTGTGATAGTCTTTTTGGTGATTTGGATGATTTGAAGGAGATTTGTTTCAATGAAACTGCTAAAGGATGTGTTATGATGTTGTTGAATTTTGGTGAAGCTGTTGCAATTTGTAAGCGGTCACCGGAGAAGTTGTTTAGGATATTGGATATGTATGAGGCTTTGAGAGATCGTTTGCCTGATTTGGAGGACATGGTTACGGATGAATTTGTGATCACAGAGGCAAAGGGTGTGCTTAGAGGGCTTGGTGAGGCTACAAAAGGGACATTTTCTGAATTTGAGAGTTGCATTCGGAATGAGACTTCCAGAAAACCGGTTCTAACAGGGGATGTTCATCCTTTGCTTAGGTATGTTATGAATTACCTGAAACTGCTTGTGGATTATGGCGATGCCATGGATTCGCTTTTGCAAATCAGTGAAGAGGCTCTTTACCGGTTTGAAAATGATTTGGGTGGTGATGGTTCCCAGTTAGAGGCCTTGTCCCCTTTAGGACGACAAATACTGCTGTTGATGTCTGAACTTGAATACAATCTTGacgaaaaatcaaaactttatgaAGACAGTGCATTGCAGCAGGTGTTTTTGATGAACAATCTTCATTATCTAGTGCGCAAAGTGAAGGACTCGGATCTTAGAGGTCTGTTGGGAGATGATTGGGTTCGTAAACGCCGTGGTCAAGTACGACAGTATGCTACGGCATACCTCAGAGCCTCTTGGAGCAAGGCCTTGTCTTGTTTGAAGGATGAAGGTATTGGAAGCAGCTCTAATAATGCATCAAGGGTGGCTTTGAAGGAGAGGTTCAAGAATTTCAATGCATGTTTTGAAGAAATATACAGGGCTCAGACAGCTTGGAAGGTACCTGATGATCAGCTTCGTGAAGAGATGCGGATAAATATATCAGAGAAGGTGATTCCTGCATACCGCTCATTTATGGGGAGATTTAGCGGGCAACTGGAGGGAAGACATGCAGGCAAATACATTAAGTATATACCAGAGGATCTAGAGACTTATTTATTAGATTTATTTGAAGGATCCCCTGCTGTATTGCATCACATAAAGAGAAAGAGTTAG